A window of the Archocentrus centrarchus isolate MPI-CPG fArcCen1 chromosome 17, fArcCen1, whole genome shotgun sequence genome harbors these coding sequences:
- the LOC115796075 gene encoding DET1- and DDB1-associated protein 1-like has protein sequence MEKRDFLKGLPVYNKNNFSRFHADSVCKASNRRPSVYLPTRDYPSEQIIVTEKANILLRYLHQQWDKKNAAKKREQEQAEGENTAPPRKIARTDSREQNDDS, from the exons ATGGAGAAG AGAGACTTCCTGAAGGGACTGCCTgtctacaacaaaaacaacttcagCAGGTTCCACGCAGACTCTGTGTGCAAAGCCTCA AACCGTCGACCATCTGTGTATCTTCCAACTCGGGATTATCCATCAGAGCAAA TCATAGTCACAGAGAAGGCAAACATCTTATTACGATATCTACATCAGCAATGGGATAAAAAg AATGCGGCAAAAAAGCGAGAACAGGAACAAGCAGAGGGGGAGAACACGGCGCCTCCGCGAAAAATCGCAAGAACAGACAGCAGAGAGCAGAATGACGATTCATAA
- the mrpl34 gene encoding large ribosomal subunit protein bL34m: MNIMLSSFSRLRGLTHLRSIPTGDIAVTGTSYLRLFSSWIGLGADARPQVFRCVGPISSQAEGSGVFQQVPWQYQQVRTRKRGTEYQPKNIKRKRTHGWIKRISSQGGIEVILRRMLKGRKSLSH, from the exons ATGAACATTATGCTGTCCTCCTTTTCTCGACTGCGCGGTCTGACTCACCTGCGTAG TATCCCTACAGGAGACATTGCAGTAACTGGCACCTCTTACCTTAGATTATTCAGTAGCTGGATTGGTCTTGGAGCAGATGCTAGACCTCAGGTTTTCAGATGTGTTGGTCCAATTTCTTCGCAAGCTGAGGGTTCAGGAGTGTTTCAGCAGGTTCCCTGGCAGTACCAGCAGGTACGGACCCGGAAAAGAGGCACAGAGTATCAGCCCAAGAACATCAAACGAAAACGAACCCACGGCTGGATCAAGAGGATCAGCTCACAAGGAGGCATTGAAGTGATTCTACGGCGGATGTTGAAAGGACGTAAATCGCTCTCACACTGA
- the abhd8a gene encoding protein ABHD8, giving the protein MLTSITEGILCCLTGKTASLVLPLESSEPSDGFEYVEVKPGRVLRVRHIVPERQPIETEKQVAGKENVEVDCDDKDFPESKNDSDTGSIVHCKRKITVYRNGQLVIENLGDVLHSEILQCQDGDLEPCSTVEVELADYKEIASSPDPNPVPPPVPPPPGDHKPAPPPRRRRRKPKRTVLIDSKRLISSCKGTHSDVALFFVHGVGGSLDIWSSQLDFFSRLGYEVIAPDLAGHGASTAPQIAAAYTFYALAEDLRAIFKRYARKRNILIGHSYGVSFCTFLAHEYPDLVHKVVMINGGGPTALEPSLCSIFQLPSCVLHCLSPCLAWSFLKAGFARQGAKEKQLLKQGNAFNVSPFVLRAMMSGQYWPEGDEVYHAELTVPILLVHGMCDKFVPMDEDQRMAEILLFAFLKVIEEGSHMVMMECPETVNTLLHEFFLWEPDMSRKCSSKTDTEKAIAASDTLQMLKNSKPVDK; this is encoded by the exons ATGCTGACTAGCATCACTGAAGGGATACTGTGCTgcctgactgggaagactgccaGTCTGGTCTTGCCTCTGGAGTCATCAGAACCCTCTGATGGTTTTGAGTATGTGGAGGTGAAACCTGGCAGAGTCCTGAGAGTGCGGCATATCGTCCCCGAGCGTCAGCCcatagaaacagaaaaacaagttGCGGGAAAGGAAAATGTGGAGGTTGACTGTGATGATAAAGATTTTCCTGAGTCTAAGAATGACAGTGATACTGGCAGCATTGTCCACTGCAAGAGGAAGATCACAGTCTACCGAAATGGGCAGCTGGTGATTGAAAATCTCGGGGATGTTTTGCACTCTGAGATTCTGCAGTGTCAGGATGGGGATTTAGAGCCCTGCAGCACTGTAGAGGTGGAACTGGCTGACTACAAAGAAATAGCCTCCTCTCCAGACCCCAACCCTGTTCCTCCTCCAGTTCCTCCACCTCCTGGGGATCATAAACCTGCTCCGCCTCCGCGGCGCCGCCGTCGCAAGCCCAAGCGCACAGTGCTAATCGACTCCAAGAGGTTGATCTCAAGTTGCAAAGGAACGCACTCGGATGTGGCGCTGTTCTTCGTGCATGGTGTCGGAGGATCTCTTGATATTTGGAGCAGCCAGCTAGACTTCTTCTCCCGGCTGGGCTATGAGGTCATTGCGCCAGATCTGGCAGGGCATGGAGCTAGCACTGCACCACAGATTGCAGCAGCTTATACCTTTTATGCCCTGGCAGAGGACCTACGGGCCATCTTCAAGAGATATGCTCGTAAACGCAATATTCTCATCGGCCACTCATACGG AGTGTCGTTTTGCACCTTCCTGGCCCATGAATATCCCGATCTAGTTCATAAGGTAGTGATGATCAACGGAGGGGGTCCCACAGCTCTGGAGCCCAGCCTCTGCTCCATCTTTCAGCTGCCATCTTGTGTCCTTCACTGTCTGTCGCCCTGTCTGGCCTGGAGCTTCCTCAA AGCTGGATTTGCCCGTCAGGGTGCCAAAGAAAAGCAGCTTTTGAAGCAGGGCAATGCCTTCAACGTGTCTCCATTTGTTTTGCGAGCCATGATGAGCGGTCAGTACTGGCCTGAGGGGGACGAGGTCTACCATGCCGAGCTCACTGTGCCCATTCTTCTGGTTCATGGCATGTGTGATAAGTTTGTGCCCATGGATGAGGACCAGCGCATGGCAGAG ATCCTCCTGTTTGCGTTCTTAAAAGTCATCGAGGAGGGAAGTCACATGGTCATGATGGAGTGCCCTGAAACTGTCAACACCCTCCTCCATGAGTTCTTTCTATGGGAGCCCGACATGTCGAGAAAATGCAGCAgcaagacagacacagagaaggCGATTGCTGCCAGTGACACTCTTCAGATGCTGAAAAACAGTAAACCTGTGGACAAATAG
- the LOC115796076 gene encoding anoctamin-8-like yields MQAAGTAAADTDATVNSGSSSAADINDRDGAGERMERTVPSEQQQQDRTNNQQQKQTSSTPSGVLDKLFGKRLLQARRFIMSRKSWLKMVPTENCDILMTFPDTIDDHTLLWLLNQIRIGIPQVSIQVRQHKHTQAHAFFITTTFENLLRGAEQMGMHKTVKPQFGGGMRRFSCEEDNIYENIESELCFFTSQERQSIIKYWLDNLRAKQGEVLHNIHFLEGQPIIPELIARGVIQQMFPLHEQRILNQLMTSWVQAVCERQPLDDICDYFGVKIAMYFAWLGFYTNSMLYPAVIGFLLWILAEADQTSQDICCVVFALFNVVWATLFLERWKRREAELAYRWGTLDTPTESLEEPRPQFRGVKRCSPITGCEEFYYPPWKRALFRWLVSLPICLLCLCFVFLAMLLCLELQEVVMEIQELPSITRFIPKILLAVTVTVCDEVYKKIAYWLNDMENYRLQSAYENNLIIKMVFFEFINSYLSLFYIGFYLKDMERLKEMLATLLIFRQFLQNIKEVLQPYLYEQNKLGVFTPKVLWELLQAIMLKYGRLALGKAQASMTSYSFLGPRGIPVSHSANGNPEPKRRGDLKAGFRLTEEEWDMTDSAMKQRKVSFTEKVDYQDVTTETQAVDDSSLEDSPTLVEEGMDPSSIFDSCDEDSDCEALAQDTKENSTIPSPKDADSICQRRRNVGEGNDDKKSWIDPPVEPKTVTLTQAEIESCMQTYEDTLQDYQEMFIQFGYVVLFSSAFPLAAMCALINNIIEIRSDALKLCTGLQRPFGQRVENIGQWQTAMEAMGLIAIIVNCYLIGQCGQLQRLFPWLSPEMTIISIVLLEHFAILLKYIIHVAIPDIPGWVAEEMAKLEYRRREAFKKHELQAQQHFQQQLRRRREEEELQRHAELQAEARQESDCHKADAQHQHHHDKTQGSKPGDKPKRPSSLLGNNNVMKLKQIIPLQGKFSSGTSRSPAQSPTGGEAKLPGFLKFLKSPEVKKEPAVAAGATPGSTVTSSVPSSGQERSQSPNRTFSPGKLFSFSKSEGTVVCANGTQPTTQAANAQPNRVEVNSSSEELPSTESDKGESKQLTDLENSNLKTS; encoded by the exons ACACAATAGATGACCACACTCTGCTGTGGCTCCTCAATCAGATTCGAATTGGAATCCCACAAGTCAGCATCCAGGTTCGACAGCATAAACACACCCAGGCGCATGCCTTCTTCATCACAACAACGTTCGAGAA CTTACTGCGAGGAGCAGAGCAGATGGGCATGCACAAGACTGTGAAACCACAGTTTGGTGGTGGCATGCGGCGCTTTTCCTGCGAGGAGGACAACATCTATGAAAACATTGAGAGCGAGCTCTGCTTTTTTACCTCTCAG GAGCGTCAGAGCATCATTAAGTACTGGCTAGATAATCTGCGGGCCAAGCAGGGGGAGGTGCTTCACAACATTCACTTCCTggagggacagccaatca TTCCAGAGCTGATAGCTCGGGGGGTGATCCAACAAATGTTTCCTCTTCATGAGCAGAGGATACTCAACCAGCTGATGACATCTTGGGTCCAGGCTGTGTGTGAGAGGCAGCCACTCG ATGACATCTGTGACTACTTTGGAGTGAAGATAGCCATGTATTTTGCTTGGCTGGGTTTCTACACCAACTCCATGCTTTACCCTGCTGTCATTGGCTTTCTGCTCTGGATACTAGCAGAGGCTGACCAG ACCAGTCAGGATATCTGCTGTGTAGTTTTTGCCCTCTTCAACGTTGTGTGGGCAACTTTGTTTCTGGAGCGCTGGAAGAGGCGAGAGGCAGAGCTGGCTTACAGGTGGGGCACTCTGGATACCCCCACCGAATCCTTAGAGGAGCCCAGACCTCAGTTCAGG GGAGTGAAGCGTTGCAGTCCTATAACTGGCTGTGAGGAGTTCTACTACCCACCCTGGAAGAGAGCTCTGTTCAGATGGCTGGTCAGCCTGCCCATTtgcctcctctgtctctgttttgtcTTCCTCGCTATGCTCCTCTGCCTGGAACTGCAG GAAGTGGTGATGGAGATTCAGGAGCTACCTAGTATTACAAGATTCATTCCCAAGATACTTCTGGCCGTGACTGTAACTGTATGTGATGAAGTGTATAAGAAGATAGCCTACTGGCTCAATGACATGG AGAATTATAGACTTCAGAGTGCCTATGAGAATAATCTCATCATCAAGATGGTTTTT TTTGAGTTCATCAATTCCTACCTTAGTCTTTTCTACATTGGATTCTACCTCAAGGACATGGAGCGACTGAAGGAG ATGCTAGCTACTCTACTGATTTTCCGCCAGTTCCTGCAGAACATCAAAGAGGTCCTCCAGCCTTACCTGTATGAGCAAAACAAGCTCGGTGTATTCACCCCAAAGGTGCTGTGGGAGCTACTCCAAGCCATCATGCTCAAATATGGCCGCCTGGCTCTGGGAAAGGCTCAAGCCTCAATGACATCCTATTCCTTTCTGGGTCCCAGAGGGATCCCTGTCAGTCACAGTGCAAACGGTAACCCAGAGCCAAAGAGAAGAGGGGATCTGAAAGCAGGATTCAGGCTGACGGAGGAAGAGTGGGACATGACCGACAGTGCCATGAAGCAACGTAAAGTCAGCTTCACCGAAAAGGTCGACTACCAGGATGTCACCACGGAAACGCAGGCAGTGGATGACAGCTCACTAGAAGACAGTCCCACGCTGGTGGAGGAGGGCATGGATCCATCTAGTATTTTTGATAGTTGTGATGAAGACAGTGATTGTGAAGCCCTGGCTCAA GACACCAAAGAGAATTCCACCATCCCCTCTCCGAAGGACGCTGACTCCATCTGTCAGAGAAGAAGGAACGTGGGCGAGGGCAATGATGACAAGAAATCATGGATTGATCCCCCAGTAGAACCAAAAACCGTCACTCTGACCCAGGCTGAGATTGAGAGTTGTATGCAGACGTACGAG GACACACTTCAGGACTACCAGGAGATGTTCATTCAGTTTGGCTATGTGGTGCTTTTCTCTTCTGCATTTCCCCTGGCGGCTATGTGCGCCCTTATCAACAACATCATCGAGATACGCAGCGATGCCCTGAAGCTCTGCACCGGCCTGCAGAGGCCATTCGGCCAGAGGGTGGAGAACATAGGACAATGGCAG ACTGCAATGGAAGCCATGGGCTTGATAGCCATTATAGTTAACTGTTATCTGATTGGACAGTGTGGGCAGCTTCAGCGTCTGTTCCCCTGGCTCAGTCCTGAAATGACCATCATCTCCATCGTCTTACTGGAG CACTTTGCAATCCTCCTAAAGTACATCATCCATGTTGCCATCCCTGATATCCCTGGCTGGGTAGCAGAAGAGATGGCCAAGCTAGAGTACCGACGAAGGGAAGCTTTCAAG AAGCATGAGCTGCAAGCCCAACAACACTTCCAACAGCAGCTCAGGCGCCGGCGTGAAGAAGAAGAGCTTCAGCGTCATGCTGAGCTGCAGGCCGAGGCCCGTCAGGAGAGTGACTGCCATAAGGCAGACGCCCAGCACCAGCACCACCAtgacaaaacacaaggaagcaagCCAGGGGACAAGCCCAAGAGACCAAGCTCTCTTCTGGGAAATAACAATGTGATGAAGCTTAAGCAGATCATTCCTCTCCAGGGGAAGTTCTCCTCTGGCACGTCACGCTCCCCAGCACAGTCCCCAACAGGAGGCGAAGCAAAGCTCCCAGGATTTCTGAAGTTCTTGAAGTCACCTGAAGTGAAAAAGGAGCCAGCAGTGGCAGCTGGAGCCACGCCAGGGTCAACGGTGACCTCTTCAGTTCCGTCTAGTGGCCAGGAGAGGTCACAATCCCCCAACCGGACATTCAGTCCTGGGAAGCTGTTCAGTTTTAGCAAGTCAGAGGGTACTGTGGTGTGTGCGAATGGGACACAGCCAACCACCCAGGCTGCCAACGCTCAACCCAACAGGGTTGAGGTAAACTCCTCCTCAGAGGAATTACCCTCCACTGAGTCAGATAAAGGAGAATCGAAACAATTGACTGATTTAGAAAACTCCAACTTAAAGACTTCATAA